From Ananas comosus cultivar F153 linkage group 8, ASM154086v1, whole genome shotgun sequence, one genomic window encodes:
- the LOC109713652 gene encoding LOW QUALITY PROTEIN: probable receptor-like protein kinase At5g24010 (The sequence of the model RefSeq protein was modified relative to this genomic sequence to represent the inferred CDS: inserted 1 base in 1 codon) — MANPRNPNRLPFVVVVVVLLLLLLLTLCGLSSALFSPPDNHLVACGATSAATIGGDPRRFLPDSDPLAGASRSPPPXPPGGASLHRTARVFPSPSSYEFEIKEKGSHLLRLHFYPFVARGYDLSSASFHVSASGFTLLANFTTADPVLKEFVLWIDSDKLVLSFVPAQASSFAFVNAIEVVSAPKDLIGDVAIVPNQLEKFNGVSRQALETLYRINVGGPKVTPFNDTLWRTWVPDNELFVESDSTSKTLSFSGRIAYQKYGASREVAPDNVYSTARVVEGSDSNHNMAWVFPVSSGYKYLIRLHFCDIASLALNQLYFNIYVNGNSGYGDFDLSDAAGHVLASPYYIDFVADADNSGKVIVTIGPSKLSSPSWIHGLLNGVEVMKMNNSIGSLDGDASVVLVTENPVKRGFGEFVRSILCGFAFMSLLGIVFMLVMRLRAESGHTVLWSPLPTDVSGGKWGQGFPVASGKLEL, encoded by the exons ATGGCGAACCCACGAAACCCTAATCGTCTccccttcgtcgtcgtcgtcgtcgtcctcctcctcctcctcctcctcacgcTCTGTGGCCTCTCCTCCGCTCTCTTCTCCCCACCGGATAACCACCTCGTCGCGTGCggcgccacctccgccgccaccaTCGGCGGCGACCCCCGCCGCTTCCTCCCCGACTCCGACCCCCTCGCCGGGGCTTCGAGGTCTCCGCCTC CGCCCCCGGGCGGCGCGTCTCTCCATCGCACCGCTAGGGTTTTCCCGAGCCCTTCCTCCTACGAGTTCGAGATCAAGGAGAAGGGCTCCCACCTCCTCCGTCTCCACTTCTACCCCTTCGTCGCCCGAGGCTACGACCTCTCCTCCGCTTCGTTCCACGTCTCCGCATCGGGATTCACCCTTCTCGCCAATTTCACCACCGCAGATCCGGTGTTGAAGGAATTCGTCCTGTGGATCGACTCCGACAAGCTCGTTCTCTCCTTCGTCCCCGCCCAAGCTTCCTCCTTTGCCTTCGTGAATGCCATCGAGGTCGTATCGGCTCCCAAAGATCTCATCGGCGACGTCGCAATTGTACCCAACCAATTGGAGAAATTTAATGGTGTTTCGAGGCAGGCGCTCGAAACCCTCTATCGTATCAACGTCGGAGGCCCAAAGGTAACTCCTTTCAACGACACTCTTTGGAGAACTTGGGTTCCGGATAATGAACTCTTCGTCGAATCGGACTCTACATCAAAAACCTTATCTTTCAGTGGGAGGATTGCTTATCAGAAGTATGGGGCAAGCCGCGAAGTAGCGCCGGATAATGTCTACTCCACTGCGAGAGTAGTCGAAGGCTCGGATTCGAATCACAACATGGCATGGGTTTTCCCTGTGAGTTCAGGTTACAAGTACCTTATCCGCCTGCATTTCTGCGACATTGCTAGTTTAGCTCTCAATCAGCTCTATTTTAACATCTATGTTAATGGGAATTCGGGGTACGGGGATTTCGATCTCTCTGATGCTGCTGGCCATGTGTTGGCTTCGCCTTATTACATAGACTTCGTTGCTGATGCTGATAATTCGGGCAAAGTAATTGTGACCATTGGCCCTTCAAAGCTGAGCAGCCCTTCTTGGATCCATGGATTGCTTAATGGGGTGGAAGTTATGAAGATGAATAATTCAATTGGCAGCCTTGATGGTGATGCCTCAGTTGTTTTGGTTACCGAGAATCCGGTGAAAAGAGGCTTTGGAGAGTTTGTTCGTTCGATCCTATGCGGGTTTGCTTTCATGAGCTTGCTGGGGATTGTGTTTATGTTGGTAATGAGGTTGCGAGCTGAGTCAGGACACACTGTGCTTTGGTCGCCTTTGCCTACAGATGTTTCAGGTGGTAAATGGGGTCAGGGGTTTCCAGTGGCATCTGGTAAGTTGGAGCTTTGA
- the LOC109714623 gene encoding LOW QUALITY PROTEIN: probable receptor-like protein kinase At5g59700 (The sequence of the model RefSeq protein was modified relative to this genomic sequence to represent the inferred CDS: inserted 3 bases in 2 codons), whose translation MESLVLFVGLLVFSLLPFSSSITPNSSFLFLSCGASSSTTLSHDAPPRSFVPDSTYLSSSHHTLSLSNPSSSSSSFTCSYLPSYSTARVHLPCYLTTLPNSLPSRAPLRPPPPLPPLPSPPTTFPRPLRLLLPXAPLLLLSFSPPASSLAFVSAVELFPAPPELLSDPLPTPVGAAPLLRPLSSQALRTLYRVNVGGPEVTSANDTLWRTWVPDEPFLFDPDLSLVNSTPAGNVVYDAALGRTREIAPPSVYDTARTVAVSPLLLISNPDFNANLTWTFPVDPGYSYLVRAHFCDLISPTLSTSANSGLKFNVYVMGLSAYPNLNPSDFTNQLAEAFYVDFVVDADGESINVSVGMSPLSSIRNAFLNGLEIFKVNNSGGRNNGHRFRTTVILASVLTVVAVAIILGAAIFVCRRYRLTSAAKSETTPISSWSPYTPGRVNSVSLSSKSTAGRLNLGLLISFAEIKSATGGFDERNVIGVGGFGKVYKGVLNDGTRVAVKRGMPGSRQGFPEFQTEVVVLSSIRHRHLVALIGYCDEQSEMILVYEYMEKGPLRNHLYGGVGGANSACLSWKQRLEICIGAARGLHYLHTGYSDNIIHRDVKSTNILLDEDYVAKVADFGLSRLGPAYGETHVSTVXFGYLDPEYFKTQKLTDKSDVYSFGVVLFEVLCARPVIDPNLALEQINLAEWALHWQRKGQIEKIVDPRLEGKINPNSLRKFGETAGKCLAEYGVDRPTMADVLWNLEYTLQLQETELRREPFEDSRSAVSDIPVGAAMGRMPSTSMTMSYGAAGEYDTSRSTVVFSQLMTDQGR comes from the exons ATGGAGTCACTTGTGCTCTTCGTAGGGCTCTTAGtattctctctcctccccttctcctcctcaatCACCCCAAATtcctccttcctcttcctctcctgcggcgcctcctcctccaccactcTCTCCCACGACGCCCCTCCTCGTTCCTTCGTCCCCGACTCCACCTACCTCTCCTCCTCCCACcacaccctctccctctccaacccttcttcttcctcctcctcctttacCTGCTCCTACCTTCCCTCTTACTCCACCGCTCGCGTTCACCTCCCTTGCTACCTTACAACCCTCCCTAACTCTCTTCCATCCCGCGCTCCTTTACGTCCTCCGCCTCCACTTCCTCCCCTTCCCTCCCCTCCCACAACCTTCCCTCGCCCTCTTCGAC TTCTTCTCC CCgcgcccctcctcctcctctccttctcccctcCCGCCTCCTCCCTCGCCTTCGTCTCCGCCGTCGAGCTCTTCCCCGCTCCCCCCGAGCTCCTCTCCGACCCCCTCCCCACCCCGGTCGGCGCCGCGCCGCTCCTCCGTCCACTCTCGAGCCAGGCCCTGCGAACCCTCTACCGGGTCAACGTCGGCGGCCCCGAGGTCACCTCCGCCAACGACACCCTGTGGCGGACGTGGGTCCCCGACGAACCCTTCCTCTTCGACCCCGACCTCTCCCTAGTCAACTCCACCCCCGCTGGTAACGTCGTCTACGACGCCGCGCTGGGGCGCACCCGGGAGATCGCCCCGCCGAGCGTCTACGACACGGCCCGCACCGTGGCCGTGTCGCCGCTGCTGCTGATTTCGAACCCCGACTTCAACGCCAACTTAACGTGGACCTTCCCCGTCGATCCCGGGTACAGCTACCTCGTCCGGGCCCACTTCTGCGACCTCATCTCGCCGACGCTGAGCACGTCGGCTAACTCCGGCCTCAAATTCAACGTGTACGTCATGGGGCTCTCGGCGTATCCGAATCTCAACCCCAGCGACTTCACCAATCAACTCGCCGAGGCCTTCTACGTCGACTTCGTAGTCGACGCCGACGGGGAGAGCATCAACGTCAGCGTCGGCATGTCGCCGCTGAGCTCAATTCGCAATGCTTTCCTCAACGGGTTAGAGATTTTCAAGGTGAACAACTCGGGCGGGCGAAACAACGGACATAGATTCCGTACGACGGTTATCCTTGCCTCCGTTCTcaccgtcgtcgccgtcgccatAATTCTCGGCGCGGCCATTTTTGTCTGCCGAAGGTACCGGCTCACGTCCGCGGCGAAAAGCGAGACGACGCCGATCTCGTCGTGGTCGCCGTACACGCCGGGACGCGTGAATTCCGTGAGCCTATCGAGCAAGTCGACGGCCGGGAGGCTCAACCTGGGGCTTCTCATATCCTTCGCCGAGATCAAATCGGCGACGGGCGGGTTCGACGAGAGGAACGTGATCGGCGTGGGCGGGTTCGGGAAGGTGTACAAGGGGGTGCTGAACGACGGCACGCGCGTGGCGGTGAAGCGGGGGATGCCCGGATCCAGACAAGGATTCCCGGAATTCCAGACCGAGGTTGTGGTCCTGTCCAGCATCCGGCACCGGCATCTGGTCGCGCTCATCGGATACTGCGACGAGCAATCCGAGATGATCTTAGTGTACGAGTACATGGAGAAAGGGCCGCTGAGGAATCACCTATACGGCGGCGTTGGCGGGGCGAATTCGGCGTGCCTGTCGTGGAAGCAGAGGCTGGAGATATGCATCGGCGCGGCGCGGGGCTTGCACTACCTCCACACGGGGTACTCGGACAACATCATCCACCGCGACGTCAAGTCCACGAACATCCTCCTCGACGAGGACTACGTGGCGAAGGTGGCCGACTTCGGGCTCTCGCGCCTCGGGCCGGCCTACGGGGAGACGCACGTGAGCACGGT CTTCGGGTACCTCGACCCGGAGTACTTCAAGACCCAGAAGCTCACCGACAAGTCCGACGTGTACTCGTTCGGGGTGGTGCTCTTCGAGGTGCTGTGCGCGCGGCCGGTGATCGACCCGAACCTCGCGCTGGAGCAGATCAACCTGGCGGAGTGGGCGCTGCACTGGCAAAGGAAGGGGCAGATCGAGAAGATCGTCGACCCGCGGCTGGAGGGGAAGATCAATCCGAATTCGCTGCGCAAGTTCGGGGAGACCGCGGGGAAGTGCTTGGCGGAGTACGGCGTGGATCGACCGACGATGGCCGACGTCTTGTGGAATTTGGAGTACACGCTGCAGCTGCAGGAGACGGAATTGCGGAGGGAGCCGTTCGAGGATAGCAGGAGCGCAGTGTCGGATATTCCGGTGGGGGCCGCGATGGGGCGGATGCCGTCGACGAGCATGACCATGAGCTACGGCGCTGCCGGCGAGTATGACACCAGCAGGAGTACTGTGGTTTTCTCGCAGCTCATGACCGATCAGGGGAggtga
- the LOC109714625 gene encoding uncharacterized protein LOC109714625 — MPGTCKPIRINSDTTLAEVIFGRSRRISTTVTHSAPVVAEWIDKTIQGCSGGGPCQRHLVGLEVACQPNGNIVLLHLCVGSRCLIYQLLHRDPGTSPPRELFAFLDDARFCFAGAGVDVVAYGLQREHGFSVRNTVDLGDMAASKLGREELRRAGLERLLKEVMRVEMDMPAEVQRSEWWRQELSEEQIFYASTIAFASFELGRVLLGVPSIS, encoded by the coding sequence atgccgGGGACGTGCAAACCGATCCGGATAAACAGCGACACGACCTTGGCCGAGGTGATCTTCGGCCGTTCCCGCCGCATCTCGACGACCGTCACCCACTCCGCCCCCGTTGTCGCCGAATGGATCGACAAAACCATCCAAGgctgcagcggcggcggcccctGCCAACGCCACCTCGTCGGTCTGGAGGTCGCCTGCCAGCCGAACGGCAACATCGTGCTCCTCCACCTCTGCGTCGGCAGCCGCTGCCTCATCTACCAGCTGCTGCACCGCGACCCCGGCACCAGCCCACCTCGCGAGCTCTTCGCGTTCCTCGATGATGCCCGGTTCTGCTTCGCTGGGGCCGGCGTGGATGTGGTGGCCTATGGGCTGCAGAGGGAGCACGGTTTCTCGGTGAGGAACACGGTGGACCTCGGTGACATGGCGGCGAGTAAGCTGGGACGGGAGGAGCTGCGGCGGGCCGGGCTGGAGCGACTGCTGAAGGAGGTGATGCGGGTGGAGATGGACATGCCGGCGGAAGTGCAGAGGAGCGAGTGGTGGCGGCAAGAGCTGAGCGAGGAGCAGATCTTCTACGCCTCCACCATCGCCTTCGCCTCCTTCGAGCTCGGGAGGGTACTGCTAGGAGTTCCGTCCATTTCTTGA